From Neospora caninum Liverpool complete genome, chromosome VIII, a single genomic window includes:
- a CDS encoding peptidyl-prolyl cis-trans isomerase, cyclophylin protein translates to MGKATVYLDISIGNKAGGRLVFELFTDITPKAAENFRGLCTGEYGLSGRTGKPLHYLGTSFFRVVPGVLIQGGDIQNDDGTGGECVWGGTFRDENFVRRHAQAGCLAMANNGRHTNGSQFYITLKKASSLDNRHVVIGQLIDGMELLRAMQLVPTDPKTGKPKVPVVVAGCGEMGVAVRRLDAMSTTRMQLNDMMEKHVKEQLKKQEEAHKIVVADAQLLLGLPLSRVASARRLFVSPADSDTDGSSSSGSSENETAEHRRRRQRLKRKKQRYLKSALFKGEALLKQIQQEAAHELKDKYAGLLVDDRKEEALAEDESDSEKAGPAAKASASGAKATGKEREDEETGSEGEEDTSSNRRGRDSARQEEIDVMLFGDGDDSDESDGSKDEDSDDEEQKRRVLALRMKINEGRKLNNKEVLEEKRIWHDPQYEKKKAEALVHSVLRQLHGEDESKKKDKGKKKGESEDEDAEESRLRRGYMNEAAALVADKKLKEEKRGQKTFGWNVFNQDALYRAHKKRLAEVSFKEEEYRKQKEALGDVFYDPASALVASDFKASEAAKDRLVNSIENAQKRRKNFSRRRVFDESDNVTYINERNRIYNEKIERAFGESSLEIRQNLERGTAL, encoded by the exons ATGGGAAAGGCTACTGTATACCTCGATATTAGCATCGGAAACAAAGCGGGGGGGAGGCTCGTCTTCGAGCTCTTCACGGATATCACCCCCAAAGCAGCTGAGAACTTCCGAGGCCTCTGCACTGGCGAGTACGGCCTGTCCGGGCGCACTGGCAAACCCCTGCACTACTTGGGGACTTCTTTCTTCAGAGTGGTCCCAGGCGTCCTCATCCAGGGTGGAGACATCCAGAATGACGACGGCACTGGCGGCGAGTGCGTCTGGGGAGGAACGTTTCGAGATGAGAACTTCGTTCGCCGACACGCGCAAGCTG GTTGCTTGGCGATGGCGAACAACGGCCGGCACACGAACGGCAGCCAGTTCTACATCACGCTGAAGAAGGCTTCATCCTTGGACAACAGACACGTCGTCATTGGACAGTTGATCGACGGCATGGAGCTGTTGCGAGCGATGCAACTCGTGCCGACAGACCCGAAGACTGGAAAGCCGAAAGTTCCCGTCGTGGTTGCGG GATGCGGTGAAATGGGCGTCGCTGTCAGGCGCCTGGACGCAATGAGTACGACGCGTATGCAGCTTAACGACATGATGGAAAAGCATGTGAAGGAACAACTGAAGAAGCAGGAGGAAGCCCATAAGATCGTCG TCGCCGAcgcgcagcttcttctcggg CTGCCTCTCTCACGCGTTGCCTCTGCGCGCCGgctctttgtctcgcctGCAGATAGCGACACCGACGggagcagcagcagcggcagcagcgagaacgagacagcTGAGCACCGtcggaggcgacagcggctgAAGCGCAAGAAGCAACGCTATCTGAAGAGCGCCTTGTTCAAAGGCGAAGCCTTGTTGAAGCAAATCCagcaggaggcggcgcacgAGTTGAAGGACAAGTACGCAGGTTTGTTGGTggacgacagaaaagaggaagccctcgcggaggacgagagcgactcggagaaggcggggccTGCGGCGAAGGCAAGCGCGAGCGGGGCCAAAGCAActggcaaagagagagaggacgaagagacaggaagcgagggagaggaggacacGTCTTCAAATCGACGCGGCAGAGACTCAGCGAGGCAAGAAGAGATCGACGTCATGCTTTtcggggacggagacgacagTGACGAGAGCGATGGCAGCAAGGACGAAGATTCCGACGACGAGGAACAAAAACGAAGGGTTCTTGCGCTGCGAATGAAAATCAATGAAGGACGAAAACTGAACAACAAGGAA GTTCTGGAGGAGAAGCGCATTTGGCACGATCCTCAgtacgagaagaagaaggcagaggctCTCGTCCATTCGGTCTTGAGGCAGCTgcacggggaagacgagagcaagaagaaggacaaagggaagaagaagggcgagagcgaagacgaagacgcagaggaatCCCGCTTGCGGAGAGGCTACATGAACGAGGCCGCCGCGCTGGTTGCAGACAAAAAACtcaaggaagaaaagcgcggGCAAAAGACCTTCGGCTGGAACGTGTTCAACCAAGACGCCTTATACAGAGCCCACAAAAAGCG GCTGGCCGAGGTTTCTTTCAAGGAAGAGGAGTACCGAAAACAGAAGGAGGCCCTTGGAGACGTTTTCTACGACCCTGCTTCAGCTCTTGTCGCCTCTGATTTCAAG GCCTCGGAAGCCGCCAAGGACCGCCTGGTCAACAGCATCGAGAATGCGCAGAAACGCCGCAAGAACTTCAGCAGGAGAAGAGTCTTCGACGAAAGCGACAACGTGACTTACATCAACGAGAGGAACAGGATCTACAACGAGAAAATCGAGAGGGCCTTCGGTGAGAGCTCTCTGGAGATCCGCCAGAATCTGGAGCGTGGCACAGCTCTCTAA
- a CDS encoding putative TCP-1/cpn60 family chaperonin: MALAIFGDRQSGQDVRTANAAAVQSIANILRSSLGPQGLDKMLVDDIGDMTITNDGATILKQLEVQHPAAKVLVELSDLQDKEVGDGTTSVVLLAAEFLRVGNQLVKEGVHPTAVIAGFKLAMKESVKYIQEHLTSRVDANNKEVLLNVATTTISSKLIGTETNHFADLVVRAILSVKMITERGDVKYPVSSINIIKTHGKSMRESTLVEGYALKAGRAAQGMPQCVKNARVALLDFNLRQHRMQLGVQIQVDNPEELEKIRQKEKDITAAKIQKILASGANVILTTQGIDDMAMKYFVEAGAIAVRRVDRKDLRRIAKITEGTVVLTMATLDGDEKFDASCLGSCEEVYEERIGDWDHLLFKGCKGGKAATVILRGANEYMLDEVDRSVHDALCAVSRALEHTHVCPGGGAVETSLSVYLENFARTLGSREQLAIAAFAESLLIIPKTLAVNAALDATELVARLRAVHAKAQGQLPDAAGNGDDELKWHGLDLVTGKTRNNMAAGVIEAAVSKTKALRFATEAAVTILRIDDLIKIAPEPERGQPDD, translated from the exons ATGGCGCTCGCAATCTTCGGCGACCGTCAGAGCGGTCAGGACGTCCGTACCGCCAATG CTGCGGCGGTTCAGTCGATCGCGAACATTTTGCGGTCCTCTCTCGGACCCCAGGGTTTGGACAAAATGCTCGTGGACGACATTGGAGACATGACAATTACGAACGACGGCGCGACGATTCTCAAGCAGCTCGAAGTGCAACATCCTGCAGCGAAAGTCCTCGTGGAGCTCTCGGATCTGCAG GACAAAGAAGTGGGAGACGGCACCACGTCCGTCGTTCTCCTTGCCGCCGAGTTTCTCCGGGTCGGAAACCAACTGGTGAAGGAGGGTGTCCACCCCACGGCTGTCATTGCTGGCTTCAAACTCGCGATGAAG gagagCGTGAAGTATATTCAAGAACATCTGACGTCGCGAGTTGACGCGAACAACAAGGAGGTTCTCCTGAACGTCGCAACAACGACGATCAGCTCCAAGCTCATTGGCACTGAAACAAACCACTTTGCAGATCTCGTTGTCCGTGCCATTCTCTCCGTCAAGATG ATCaccgagcgaggcgacgtgAAGTATCCCGTCAGCTCCATCAACATCATCAAGACCCACGGCAAGTCGATGCGCGAGTCCACCCTCGTTGAAGGCTACGCCCTCAAAGCGGGTCGCGCCGCTCAAG GCATGCCCCAATGCGTGAAAAATGCTAGAGTCGCTCTCCTCGACTTCAATCTTCGTCAGCACCGAATGCAGTTAGGTGTGCAGATTCAGGTCGACAACCCTGAGGAGCTGGAGAAAATTCGGCAAAA GGAAAAGGACATCACAGCGGCGAAGATTCAAAAGATCCTCGCTTCAGGAGCGAACGTCATCCTGACCACGCAAGGAATCGACGATATGGCTATGAAGTATTTCGTTGAAGCTGGAGCCATTGCTGTTCGCCGTGTCGACAGAAAAGATCTCCGTCGAATTGCAAAAATTACAGAGG GCACGGTGGTACTCACCATGGCGACTctggacggagacgagaagtTCGACGCTTCCTGTCTGGGATCTTGCGAGGAAGTCTATGAGGAGCGTATCGGTGACTGGGACCACCTTCTTTTCAAGGGCTGCAAAGGCGGAAAGGCTGCGACTGTCATTCTTCGG GGAGCTAACGAGTACATGCTTGACGAAGTGGACCGGTCGGTTCACGACGCTCTCTGCGCGGTGTCTCGAGCTCTGGAGCATACGCATGTGTGCCCAGGTGGAGGCGCTGTCGAAacgtcgctttctgtctACCTGGAAAACTTTGCTCGCACTCTTGGGTCGCGGGAGCAGCTCGCGATTGCAGCGTTTGCCGAGTCTCTGCTGATCATTCCCAAGACGCTCGCCGTGAACGCAGCCCTCGACGCCACGGAGCTCGTGGCCCGTCTCCGCgcggtgcatgcaaaggCTCAGGGTCAGTTGCCGGACGCAGCTGGGAACGGGGACGACGAGCTCAAGTGGCATGGGCTCGATCTGGTCACAGGCAAGACGCGAAACAACATGGCAGCCGGCGTCATTGAGGCGGCTGTGAGCAAAACGAAGGCCCTCCGCTTTGCTACGGAAGCTGCAGTTACCATTCTCCGTATTGACGACCTCATTAAAATTGCTCCGGAACCGGAACGGGGACAGCCCGATGACTAG
- a CDS encoding putative 26S protease regulatory subunit 6b, whose product MSSATVLQRPPEASPSSAELAAGESAQHSRDLYAQLKALQKRLEFLNIQEEYIKDEQKNLKREFYRAREELKRIQSVPLVIGQFMELINANEGIVASTAGSSYVVRILSTLNRQERRIELLKTGCSVALHRHSHSVVDILPPEADSTIQTLQMQEKPDVTYSDIGGMDIQKQEIREAVELPLTCPELYQQIGIDPPTGVLLYGPPGTGKTMLAKAVANNTTATFIRVVGSEFVQKYLGEGPRMVRDVFRLARENSPAIVFIDEVDAIATKRFDAQTGADREVQRILLELLNQMDGFDQTTTVKVIMATNRADTLDPALLRPGRLDRKIEFPLPDRRQRRLIFQTITAKMNLSDEVDLEDYVSRPEKVSAADIAAICQEAGMQAVRKNRYVILPKDFEKGWKAHVRKHERDFDFYSF is encoded by the exons ATGAGCTCGGCAACCGTGCTCCAGCGCCCTCcagaggcgtctccgtcctccgcGGAGTTGGCGGCAGGCGAATCTGCCCAACACAGTCGCGACCTGTACGCGCAGCTGAAGGCTCTCCAGAAGAGACTCGAATTCCTAAACATCCAG GAAGAATATATCAAAGACGAACAGAAGAACCTGAAGCGAGAATTCTaccgcgcgcgagaggagctGAAACGCATACAGAGCGTTCCTCTCGTTATTGGGCAGTTCATGGAACTTATCAACGCCAATGAAGGCATCGTCGCCAGCACTGCCGGAAGCAGCTACGTCGTCCGTATTCTCTCGACCCTCAACAGGCAAGAAAGACGCAT AGAGCTCCTCAAGACAGGATGCAGCGTCGCCCTTCACCGCCACTCTCACTCGGTTGTCGACATTCTGCCTCCGGAGGCCGACTCCACGATCCAGACGCTTCAAATGCAAGAAAAACCCGATGTCACGTATTCG GATATCGGAGGCATGGACATCCAGAAGCAAGAAATCCGCGAAGCTGTGGAGCTGCCTTTGACGTGTCCGGAGCTCTACCAGCAAATTGGCATTGACCCGCCCACTGGTGTCCTTCTCTATGGACCTCCAGGAACAG GCAAAACCATGCTAGCCAAGGCTGTGGCCAACAACACAACTGCGACGTTCATTCGCGTTGTCGGCAGCGAATTCGTGCAAAAATATTTAGGAGAGGGTCCGCGCATGGTTCGCGACGTCTTCAGATTG GCGCGCGAGAATTCCCCTGCGATCGTCTTCATCGATGAAGTCGACGCCATTGCAACCAA GCGCTTCGATGCTCAGACAGGAGCCGATCGTGAAGTGCAGCGCATCCTTCTGGAGCTTCTCAATCAAATGGACGGCTTCGATCAAACCACTACAGTCAAG GTGATTATGGCGACAAACCGCGCTGACACTCTGGACCCGGCTCTCCTGCGTCCTGGACGCCTGGACCGAAAAATCGAATTTCCTCTACCGGACAGGCGCCAACGGCGTTTAATTTTTCAAACGATCACAGCCAAGATGAATCTCTCTGATGAGGTCGATCTCGAAGACT ACGTGTCGAGACCGGAGAAGGTGTCGGCAGCTGATATCGCGGCGATCTGCCAGGAGGCGGGTATGCAAGCTGTGCGGAAGAACCG ATACGTCATTCTGCCGAAGGATTTCGAGAAGGGCTGGAAGGCGCACGTGCGCAAGCACGAACGCGACTTCGACTTTTATAGCTTCTAA
- a CDS encoding p25-alpha family protein, related gives MSLASVFQSYTQGKGDMDSRTLVKLCKETGMIDKQTTATDIDLIFTKCKARGAKRLTADDFEKVVEEIAARKKKPVDEIIQQLCSSAGPSFSGTKTDAVRFYDDKTTFTGVHAHGGPSTVDTPSTKFNSGFGEAGSLGASGATAQITLADICDRSTPDIRGVNKNFQKS, from the exons ATGAGTCTGGCCAGCGTTTTCCAAAGCTACACCCAAGGAAAGGGTGATATGGATAGCCGTACCCTTGTCAAATTGTGCAAGGAAACCGGCATGATCGACAAGCAAACAACAGCAACTGACATTGATCTGATTTTCACCAAATGCAAGGCAAGG GGCGCAAAGCGCCTGACGGCCGACGACTTCGAGAAGGTCGTGGAAGAGATCGCGGCACGCAAGAAGAAACCCGTGGACGAGATTATTCAGCAGCTGTGTTCTTCAGCGGGGCCATCATTCTCGGGTACTAAAACAGATGCCGTCCGTTTCTATGACGACAAAACGACCTTCACGGGCGTTCACGCGCATGGCGGGCCATCGACTGTAGACACGCCCTCGACCAAGTTCAATAGCGGTTTTGGAGAGGCTGGAAGTTTAGGTGCATCTGGAGCTACTGCGCAAATAACGCTCGCCGATATCTGCGACCGTTCGACTCCAGATATCCGTGGCGTGAACAAAAACTTTCAGAAGTCATGA